GGTTGGGTCAGTGTAATCGCCGCTACTGCTGCAATGTCCCTGATATCTACCAGGCTAATCGCAGCATCGCCAATGGCTGCATAAAACTGATGCGTATGTTTGATCAGGTCTGCAAAGCCTAATAACCCCTGCATAAATAAGTTAGGTCTTAAAAATGTATAGGCCATACCGGATTGAATGATCTTTTCTTCAATCGCTGCATGGTAACGCAGGAAACGAACAGGAGCGTTTTTGGCTGCTGCAAACTGGGAGAGTTTTACGATGTGTTGCACACCCGCTTCAATAGCGGCCTCTACGAAATTACTTTGTAACTGTTCTGCTTCTTCTGATGAGTTGGTTAATAAAAACGCTTTTTCTACACCCTGCAATGCCTTTGCCAGGCTATTTTTATCACTCATATCTCCAATGACAGTCTCTGCCCCTTCAATGGTTTTAGGAGACCTGACCAATGCACGAAATGCAATTCCTTGTGCAGCCAGTTGTTTTGCGAGTTCAGTACCGATATTGCCGGTAGCGCCTGTAATCAGTA
This Chitinophaga sancti DNA region includes the following protein-coding sequences:
- a CDS encoding SDR family oxidoreductase; this encodes MILITGATGNIGTELAKQLAAQGIAFRALVRSPKTIEGAETVIGDMSDKNSLAKALQGVEKAFLLTNSSEEAEQLQSNFVEAAIEAGVQHIVKLSQFAAAKNAPVRFLRYHAAIEEKIIQSGMAYTFLRPNLFMQGLLGFADLIKHTHQFYAAIGDAAISLVDIRDIAAVAAITLTQPGHENKIYDLTGPAAITHAEMAAYLSAATGKQISFVDVPAAAMRPALIQAGFPEWQADGLLEDYAHYARGEAAEISAAIVDVTGIPARDFASFANGYATFFAA